A stretch of the Musa acuminata AAA Group cultivar baxijiao chromosome BXJ2-7, Cavendish_Baxijiao_AAA, whole genome shotgun sequence genome encodes the following:
- the LOC135617031 gene encoding probable histidine kinase 4, giving the protein MGLKTGAGGEKRWWWNRNVIMVLWVMLSVGFCIGLHCHMRTESMRKAEETLTSMCEERARMLQEQFAVSVNHVHALAILVSTFHYQKSPPALDQETFADYTASTAFERPLLNGVAYAQRVVHAERQLFENQQGWMIKTMKRDPSPVQDEYAPVIYSQETVSYIEALDMMSGEEDRENILRARATGKAVLTRPFRLLESNHLGVVLTFPVYLLDLPDDATAEERVRATAGYLGGAFDVESLVENLLRQLAGNQEIMVNVYDVTNASEPLIMYGTNPPDDHMLLSHVSMLDFGDPFRKHQMKCRYREKPPVSLSSITTPSGIFVICMLVGYIGYAAWSHYDNVKEDFRKMEELKKQAEAADVAKSQFLATVSHEIRTPMNGVLGMLDMLLDTNLNLTQKDYAQTAQVCGRALISLINEVLDRAKIEAGKLEIESVPFDLRSILDDVISLFSAKSREKGIELAVYVSERVPSILMGDPGRFRQIITNLVGNSVKFTERGHVFVQVHLVEHVNMAMNATAETGLNGHVNEVNKKSATTVFNTLSGLEVADSRNSCESFKLLLSHGASLSCTFGGGSVPESIADKVTLMVSVEDTGIGIPVHAQDRVFTPFMQADSSTSRNYGGTGIGLSISKCLVELMGGKINFISQPHVGSTFMFTAVLQKCGKSAGVDTKRSLSEVLPTCFRGMRVTLVDRRAVRAAVTKYHLQRLGIIIEDVSTGNEVLCALSGQNDCLNSSQPGKQPSILLIEKDSWDPKVDVHIQNQLLEYKEAGRIQVVPKVVLLLTIESDKTRAGSHVDAIIVKPLRASTIATCFQQMLGMGKCQNKDTLNGSTSLRGLLDGKNILVVDDNKVNLRVAAAALKKYGAKVVCVESGKSALSLLQHPHKFDACFMDVQMPEMDGFEATRQIRLMENKANEEAPLEEGSVKAKWRLPILAMTADVIQATHEECVKCGMDGYVSKPFEEAQLYQAVARFVVSQPIPDS; this is encoded by the exons ATGGGTCTGAAGACGGGGGCGGGTGGTGAAAAGAGGTGGTGGTGGAACCGAAATGTGATCATGGTGCTCTGGGTGATGCTTTCGGTAGGCTTTTGCATAGGTTTGCATTGCCATATGAGGACAGAAAGCATGAGGAAGGCAGAGGAGACATTGACGAGCATGTGTGAGGAGAGGGCAAGAATGCTGCAGGAGCAGTTTGCTGTAAGTGTCAACCACGTGCATGCTCTAGCGATCCTTGTGTCGACCTTTCACTACCAGAAAAGCCCACCCGCCCTTGATCAG GAGACTTTTGCAGATTACACAGCAAGTACAGCTTTTGAGAGGCCATTGTTGAATGGTGTGGCTTATGCACAACGGGTTGTCCATGCTGAAAGACAACTGTTTGAGAATCAGCAGGGCTGGATGATCAAGACTATGAAACGGGATCCATCTCCTGTACAAGATGAGTATGCCCCTGTGATTTACTCTCAGGAGACTGTCTCCTACATTGAAGCCCTTGATATGATGTCCGGAGAG GAAGATCGTGAAAATATCTTAAGGGCTAGAGCAACCGGAAAAGCTGTTCTTACAAGGCCCTTCAGACTTTTGGAGTCTAACCATCTGGGTGTGGTTCTAACATTTCCTGTATATTTGTTAGATCTTCCTGATGATGCTACAGCTGAAGAGCGTGTGAGAGCAACTGCAGG GTACCTTGGAGGAGCTTTTGATGTTGAGTCTCTCGTGGAAAATCTATTACGCCAGCTTGCTGGCAATCAGGAAATCATGGTCAATGTATATGATGTCACAAATGCATCTGAACCATTAATAATGTATGGAACCAATCCTCCTGATGATCACATGTTACTTTCACATGTCAGTATGCTTGACTTTGGAGATCCATTCAGGAAACACCAAATGAAGTGCAG ATACCGTGAGAAGCCTCCAGTTTCACTATCATCAATTACTACGCCATCTGGTATTTTTGTGATCTGTATGCTGGTAGGTTACATAGGTTATGCTGCTTGGAGTCACTATGATAATGTTAAAGAAGATTTTCGTAAAATGGAAGAGCTAAAGAAGCAAGCAGAAGCTGCAGATGTTGCTAAATCTCAG TTTCTTGCTACTGTCTCTCATGAAATCAGAACACCTATGAATGGAGTCCTTG GAATGCTCGATATGCTTTTGGACACAAACCTGAATTTAACTCAGAAGGATTATGCACAAACTGCTCAAGTCTGTGGAAGGGCACTGATATCGTTGATTAATGAAGTACTTGACCGAGCAAAAATTGAAGCTGGCAAGTTAGAGATAGAGTCGGTTCCATTTGACCTGCGATCAATCCTAGATGATGTGATATCATTGTTTTCtgcaaaatcaagagaaaaaggaaTTGAG CTAGCTGTTTATGTTTCTGAGAGAGTTCCTAGTATTCTCATGGGTGATCCTGGGAGATTTCGGCAAATTATTACAAATCTTGTTGGGAACTCAGTCAAA TTTACAGAGAGAGGTCATGTTTTTGTCCAAGTTCATTTGGTTGAGCATGTGAATATGGCGATGAATGCAACAGCCGAAACAGGTTTAAATGGACATGTCAATGAAGTGAACAAGAAATCAGCCACTACTGTGTTCAATACATTAAGCGGTCTAGAAGTTGCTGATTCTAGAAATTCATGTGAAAGTTTTAAGTTGTTGCTCTCTCATGGGGCATCTCTATCCTGCACATTTGGAGGTGGGTCAGTTCCTGAAAGTATTGCTGATAAAGTAACTCTAATGGTTAGTGTTGAAGATACAGGGATAGGCATCCCGGTTCATGCCCAAGATCGAGTTTTCACACCTTTTATGCAGGCTGACAGCTCAACTTCCAGGAATTATGGTGGAACCGGTATTGGCTTGAGCATCAGCAAATGTCTGGTTGAACTTATGGGTGGGAAAATAAACTTCATTAGTCAGCCTCATGTTGGAAGCACATTTATGTTCACTGCAGTCCTCCAGAAATGTGGAAAAAGTGCTGGTGTTGATACAAAGAGATCTCTTTCTGAAGTTCTGCCTACCTGTTTTAGAGGAATGAGAGTAACTCTAGTTGACAGGAGAGCAGTCAGAGCTGCCGTAACAAAATACCATCTACAAAGGTTGGGCATAATCATTGAAGATGTTAGTACTGGCAATGAAGTTCTATGTGCACTATCTGGACAAAAtgattgtttaaactctag TCAACCTGGGAAACAACCATCCATATTGTTAATTGAGAAAGATTCATGGGATCCAAAGGTGGACGTTCATATTCAGAATCAACTCTTGGAATACAAAGAAGCTGGTCGCATACAAGTTGTGCCGAAAGTTGTTCTTCTATTGACCATTGAATCTGATAAAACAAGGGCTGGATCTCATGTTGATGCTATAATTGTGAAGCCTCTGCGGGCAAGCACCATAGCAACATGCTTTCAACAGATGCTGGGGATGGGaaaatgtcaaaataaagatacacTTAATGGTTCAACTTCCCTCCGTGGCTTGTTGGATGGGAAGAACATATTGGTGGTTGATGATAATAAGGTGAATCTTAGGGTTGCTGCTGCTGCACTGAAAAAGTATGGCGCAAAGGTTGTGTGTGTTGAAAGTGGCAAAAGTGCTCTTTCCTTGCTCCAACACCCACATAAGTTTGATGCTTGCTTCATGGATGTGCAGATGCCAGAGATGGATGG ATTTGAGGCAACACGCCAGATACGCCTAATGGAGAACAAGGCAAATGAAGAAGCTCCTCTGGAAGAAGGTTCGGTGAAGGCTAAATGGCGCTTACCT